A part of Andrena cerasifolii isolate SP2316 chromosome 10, iyAndCera1_principal, whole genome shotgun sequence genomic DNA contains:
- the LOC143374080 gene encoding uncharacterized protein LOC143374080 yields the protein MAGKEEAVTEEGEGAGKENKKPRGQAVFVYDIAKTMPTSLQPRFDQVEGASGMRDESAATRVALKAAEGETEKGRAAGGRGAQRKRGTRQRKKKQRQNAGWKGEKERDRKTAGERNV from the exons ATGGCAGGGAAGGAAGAGGCCGTGACGGAAGAAGGCGAGGGAGCAGGGAAGGAGAATAAGAAGCCGAGGGGGCAAGCTGTGTTCGTATACGACATTGCGAAGACGATGCCTACGAGTCTTCAGCCCCGTTTTGATCAGGTCGAAGGAGCAAGCGGGATGAGGGATGAAAGCGCGGCGACGAG GGTGGCGCTCAAAGCTgcagagggagagacagagaaaggGCGCGCCGCGGGAGGGAGAGGCGCACAGCGAAAAAGAGGGACAAGGCAGAGGAAGAAAAAACAGAGACAGAACGCTGGCTGGAAGGGTGAGAAGGAGCGAGATAGAAAAACGGCGGGGGAGAGAAACGTATAA